The sequence below is a genomic window from Synechococcus sp. PCC 7335.
GCTAGGGTAGAAGACCTGGCGAGTCTCGTAATCCTCGGGATTGAAGGGAATGGTCGGTTCACGAAAAAGCGTACTTTCCCCTGTGGAAAAGTCGTAGTGATAGATCCGGCTAGGAATTGTATAGCTAGTAAAGCTGTAGAACGTTTCTGTATCATTACGTTTGCCATCGAACCCGCCGACCGAACCAATCCCAGGAAGCGATACCTCTCGGACTGGCTCACCTTTTAGATTGAAGATTTTGATTTGGGTGTAAGCATCTTTCAAGTAGTCTGCTACAAACTGATTGTTGAGCACACCTACAGATTCTAGGGTTTCTCTAGATTCAGGAATCAGCGTTTGCCAGCTTGTCTTATCAGGATTAGAAATATCGACCGCAATTACTTTACCCTTCGGAGCCTCTAAATCAGTGCGGAACCAAAAGATACTGCCTTCGTTATCAATTAGGCTATATTGCGCTTCAAAATCTGAAATCAGCTCAACAACTTCAGCGTCTAGATCCTGTAAGTCTTTGTAGAAAACAAGATTCTTTGGATCGGTGCCCAGCCAAACAGAAATGATTAGATAGCGACCATCTTCTGTAACCTGGCTGCTAAATCCCCAATCTGGCTGGTCTTTCCGTTCGTATACAAGCGTATCTTCAGACTGATTGCTACCTAGCCGGTGGTAATAGAGCTTTTGGAAGCGATTGACGTCTTCTAGTTTAGTTTCCTCTTTGGGCTCGTCATAGCGGCTATAGAAAAAGCCTTGGTGATCGTGAGTCCAAGCTGCGCCAGAGAACTTAACCCACTTGATCAGATCCTCGGTGTCTTTACCCGTTGCGATATCACGAACGTGCCATTCCATCCAGTCAGACCCTGCAGTAGAAAGTCCGTAGGCGATATATTGAGCGTTCTCACTGATGGAGATACCAGAGAGGGCAACGGTACCATCCTCAGATAAGGTGTTGGGGTCTAGTAGAATGGTTGGCTCGGCCTCAAGCGTAGGTAAGGTGTAGAGAACAGACTGGTTTTGGAGACCGTTGTTCTTGAAGTAGAAGTAGCGCAGGTGGTTAGCGTTATCGCTATTGCCTTTCTTGAAAGGAATGCCGTAACGTTCGTAGTTCCAAAGCTCCGTCAGGCGATCGCCTAAGTGATCGCGTCCCGGCAATTGATTGAGATAATCAAAAGTGACCTTGTTTTGGGCTTCGATCCATTGGGCAGTCTCTTCGGTATTGGGATCTTCTAGCCAACGGTACGGATCGGCGACGGTAATACCGTGGTAGGTGTCGGTTTGAGAGACTTGGCGAGTGGTGGGGTAGGAGAGCATGGACGTCATCATTACACGGTCCTTATTCCGGCTTTATTCAGGATAGTTGATGGTCTCTAGTATGAGTTCGGCCATTCGGTCGGCAGCTCCGGCGGGTCCACGTAGGTTTCTAAGGGCTTGGCGAACCTGGTTTAGTTTTTCAGGATATCTTAGATAGTCCAAGGCGACGTCGGCAGCTTGTTGAGGCGTGATCGTACCAAAGAGTTCAGGGACAACTTGGGCCTTGGCGGTGATGTTCGGCCAGGAGAAGTATTTATGGGATTTTTGCAGACCTTTTAGCAGCATAGGGCCAATGATCGTGCGGGCGATCGCCCGTAGCCCTGGCAGTTGAGAAACTAGTCTGGGCCAACCTTCGGCTATCTTCATCGCGTCTAGCTTTTGGGTGGGTAGAAGCACGATCATTGGAGTCGCTAGGGCGGCTAGCTGGGCAGTATTCGCACCTACCGTAGTGAAACATAGCTGGCACTGTGAGAACAGATCTAAAGCGGGGAAACGCTGCCATAAATAGATTTTCGGACCGTCTTTGAGCTGCCAATAGGGAAGTCCTTGTTTGGGCTCGTGCAAAGTGATGCTAGGTGCTTTCAATAGCGCCATGGCGTCATTGAGTGCAGGATCTGCGTAGGCCATTAGATCGGCTAGCTTGAGGTTGGGGGCAACGCCGACGACATACTGTAGTGACTGCTCAAAGGGCCTTTGATTATGGAGAATTTGGGCAATGCCCAGCAGCATAGGAACCCCCATCTCCAGCTTGATCGGCTTGGATCCTGGTAGGAACCCAATAATGTCGGCAGCGGGGTCGCAGCCCAAAATGTTGGTAATTTCGGTGCGATCGGCGATCGCCTGTACATCTCCCATCAGATCGCCAACAACGGTAAATTTGTGCTGTCTAGCTCTAGGGACTTTATCTAGGATCTTGGGCTGCATGATGCCGAATCTATTGACCAAGCCAGTCCAGCGCGCATCCCATTCGGCGTAGGTAAGCGTGCGGTAGCCTAGCCGCCTGGCAACCATGACGGTGTATAGCTGATCGCCACCGAGAAAGACGACAATGCCTTTGGCGAACCAGTCCCAGCTATCAGCAGTCTTGCCTGTTAGCAGAAATTTGAAGAAATGAGAGGCGCTTTGAACGCGGTCTACCTCTGGATATTTCGAGAGAATAGTGGGCTCTTTGCCAGAAGCATGGGGGCAAGGAGAAAGGACAACCGAGATGCGGTAGTTGGGCGCTTTTTGACGGAGCGATCGCACCACAGGCTTCACCCAAGTTGCCACCTCGCCAGGTCCATTAGACAAGATCACGACATCAACAGGCTCAGATGGCGGATCAGACATCGAGCTGGTCTGATGAAGATCAGTAGGGCTGAGCATGGGAGAAGCGTTAGAAAAGCAATAAAAACCACTTTGCTACGTTAGCCTATTACAGTTGTGTTTCTTCGATGCGCGCCCAGTAAGTTAGCTTGTGAATCAGCCTGTGAATCGTTTAATCAACCAGCCAGAATTGAATCAGTCTCCAAAGTCGTATGAGAGTGTGGGCAACTTTGCCAAGATTGACCATGCTAGGACCAGCCGTACTGGCTTTCCCGAAGTGATATGGGGC
It includes:
- a CDS encoding prolyl oligopeptidase family protein gives rise to the protein MTSMLSYPTTRQVSQTDTYHGITVADPYRWLEDPNTEETAQWIEAQNKVTFDYLNQLPGRDHLGDRLTELWNYERYGIPFKKGNSDNANHLRYFYFKNNGLQNQSVLYTLPTLEAEPTILLDPNTLSEDGTVALSGISISENAQYIAYGLSTAGSDWMEWHVRDIATGKDTEDLIKWVKFSGAAWTHDHQGFFYSRYDEPKEETKLEDVNRFQKLYYHRLGSNQSEDTLVYERKDQPDWGFSSQVTEDGRYLIISVWLGTDPKNLVFYKDLQDLDAEVVELISDFEAQYSLIDNEGSIFWFRTDLEAPKGKVIAVDISNPDKTSWQTLIPESRETLESVGVLNNQFVADYLKDAYTQIKIFNLKGEPVREVSLPGIGSVGGFDGKRNDTETFYSFTSYTIPSRIYHYDFSTGESTLFREPTIPFNPEDYETRQVFYPSKDGTNIPMFITAKKDLDLNGDTPTLLYGYGGFNISLSPSFSVSNLVWLELGGVYAVANLRGGGEYGEAWHQQGTKTSKQNVFDDFISAGEWLIEQNYTKPEKLAIAGGSNGGLLVGACITQRPDLFGAALPAVGVLDMLRFNQFTIGWAWESDYGSPQNEAEFKALYAYSPLHNLKPGTAYPSTMITTADHDDRVVPAHSFKFAAALQAAHAGDNPVLIRIETKAGHGAGKPTTKQIEEATDKWAFLAHELGVNLS
- a CDS encoding lipid-A-disaccharide synthase, producing the protein MLSPTDLHQTSSMSDPPSEPVDVVILSNGPGEVATWVKPVVRSLRQKAPNYRISVVLSPCPHASGKEPTILSKYPEVDRVQSASHFFKFLLTGKTADSWDWFAKGIVVFLGGDQLYTVMVARRLGYRTLTYAEWDARWTGLVNRFGIMQPKILDKVPRARQHKFTVVGDLMGDVQAIADRTEITNILGCDPAADIIGFLPGSKPIKLEMGVPMLLGIAQILHNQRPFEQSLQYVVGVAPNLKLADLMAYADPALNDAMALLKAPSITLHEPKQGLPYWQLKDGPKIYLWQRFPALDLFSQCQLCFTTVGANTAQLAALATPMIVLLPTQKLDAMKIAEGWPRLVSQLPGLRAIARTIIGPMLLKGLQKSHKYFSWPNITAKAQVVPELFGTITPQQAADVALDYLRYPEKLNQVRQALRNLRGPAGAADRMAELILETINYPE